One stretch of Pseudomonas sp. NC02 DNA includes these proteins:
- a CDS encoding CHASE2 domain-containing protein yields MRLWHRAEKRQPTQAQRLFNGLVREWLWVSLLLLPITAFLSLSPGLALNNLLYDSLRRLAPLSVDPRILLVTIDDRSLKELGQWPWSRRVHADLLDRLSAAKPAGILFDVIFSEPAREPANDLRLAEAMCNAGNVLLPLIREGSPRYGQPVAQILPVLPLRDCARSVGHINVEADSDGIVRSLYLREGPPGNLTPQLAWLAFELSGQPSGMPGAPGPSESSSWQRENAIRIPFIASHAGFPSVPYISVLRGEVPSELLRDRLILIGATAPGMGDRYVTPLSASVGTTPGVEIQANILNGLLQGRSIVDLPVWMATLLATAMVAVLLGLLLFRPRYALWLTLGCMGAALLGSWGLLRLGHWWSPAASLIGMLLSYLIWNWRRLSVILAYFGWELARLDNEPKVLPERRRAPASQGDVLQGRIFALEQAVSRTRDTRRFMADGLECLPVATLITDPKGNVLLANRIARDVFGNELVAENLLDQLATLGYPPLQDGVRPALSTLEIVEFRDTLDRSLRLDLAPLLPADGDVALGWLLSLTDLSIERDAQQQRETLLRFLSHDLRAPHSAILALLDVQDTAAPIFAQIEQQVRRALNLTESFVQLAKAESDGYQFQPSLFAMLVLDAFDQVAVHAQLKGIRLVHHLDEDGEETVWADQSLLTRALFNLLENAVKYSPSGTTVTLSLTSHEDALQCRISDQGRGISPQDLPELFAQYRRFASAQGSEGLGLGLTMVKAVVDRHGGRIRCESEVDKGTTFILQLPLWRD; encoded by the coding sequence GTGAGGCTGTGGCACAGGGCTGAAAAGCGCCAACCGACTCAGGCTCAGCGGCTGTTCAATGGCCTGGTGCGCGAATGGCTGTGGGTCAGCCTGTTGCTATTACCCATCACGGCCTTCCTGTCCCTGAGCCCTGGCCTGGCCCTCAATAACCTGCTGTATGACAGCCTCCGCCGGCTGGCGCCTTTATCGGTGGATCCACGCATCCTGCTGGTAACGATCGACGACCGAAGTCTGAAGGAACTTGGCCAATGGCCGTGGTCCCGACGTGTGCATGCCGACCTGCTTGATCGGCTGAGCGCCGCCAAGCCTGCCGGCATCCTGTTTGATGTGATCTTCAGCGAGCCCGCCCGGGAGCCAGCCAATGACCTGCGCTTGGCCGAGGCTATGTGCAACGCTGGCAACGTCCTGTTGCCTTTGATTCGTGAAGGCTCGCCACGCTACGGCCAGCCTGTGGCGCAAATCCTGCCCGTGTTGCCCTTGCGTGATTGTGCCCGTAGCGTCGGCCATATCAACGTGGAAGCGGACAGCGACGGCATCGTTCGAAGCCTGTATTTGCGTGAAGGTCCACCCGGTAATTTGACACCGCAGTTAGCTTGGCTGGCGTTTGAACTGAGCGGCCAGCCATCCGGAATGCCAGGCGCACCTGGTCCGTCGGAAAGCTCCAGCTGGCAGCGGGAAAATGCCATTCGAATTCCTTTTATTGCCAGTCATGCTGGCTTTCCCAGCGTGCCGTATATCAGTGTCTTGCGCGGGGAGGTGCCATCCGAGTTGCTGCGCGACCGCTTGATCCTGATTGGCGCTACGGCACCGGGCATGGGCGACCGTTATGTCACGCCGCTTTCGGCCAGTGTCGGCACCACCCCGGGCGTGGAGATCCAGGCAAATATTCTCAATGGCTTGCTGCAAGGGCGCAGTATTGTCGATCTGCCCGTGTGGATGGCGACGCTACTGGCCACCGCGATGGTCGCGGTGCTGTTGGGCCTTCTGCTATTTCGCCCGCGTTATGCACTGTGGCTGACCCTCGGTTGCATGGGGGCTGCGCTTCTGGGTTCATGGGGCCTGTTGCGCCTGGGCCATTGGTGGTCGCCGGCAGCAAGTCTGATTGGCATGCTGCTCAGCTACCTGATCTGGAACTGGCGGCGCCTGAGCGTGATCCTGGCCTACTTTGGCTGGGAACTGGCACGCCTGGACAACGAACCCAAAGTGCTCCCGGAGCGCCGTCGAGCGCCCGCCAGCCAGGGTGATGTATTGCAGGGACGAATCTTCGCCCTCGAACAAGCGGTCAGCCGTACCCGGGACACTCGTCGCTTCATGGCCGATGGGCTGGAATGTTTGCCTGTAGCAACCTTGATTACCGATCCCAAGGGCAACGTCCTGCTGGCCAATCGAATTGCCCGCGATGTGTTCGGCAATGAATTGGTGGCCGAAAACCTCTTGGATCAGCTCGCCACATTAGGTTATCCACCGCTGCAGGACGGTGTTCGCCCTGCCCTGTCGACGCTGGAGATTGTCGAGTTCCGCGACACCCTTGACCGCAGCCTGCGCCTCGACCTGGCGCCGCTGCTGCCCGCAGACGGTGACGTGGCCCTGGGCTGGCTGCTGAGCCTCACAGACCTGAGCATTGAGCGTGATGCCCAGCAGCAACGGGAGACCCTGCTGCGCTTTCTGTCCCATGACTTGCGTGCGCCGCATTCGGCGATCCTGGCCCTGTTGGATGTTCAGGACACCGCCGCGCCGATATTTGCGCAGATCGAACAACAAGTCCGCCGTGCCCTGAACCTGACCGAATCATTCGTGCAGCTGGCGAAAGCCGAATCCGATGGCTACCAATTCCAGCCCAGCCTGTTCGCCATGTTGGTGCTCGACGCATTTGATCAAGTCGCAGTGCACGCCCAGTTGAAAGGCATTCGCCTGGTCCATCACCTGGATGAAGACGGCGAAGAAACGGTGTGGGCAGACCAATCGCTGCTGACCCGAGCCTTGTTCAACCTGTTGGAAAATGCGGTGAAATACAGCCCATCGGGCACCACCGTTACGTTAAGCCTGACCAGCCATGAAGACGCTTTGCAGTGCCGTATCAGCGACCAGGGGCGAGGAATCTCCCCGCAGGATTTGCCCGAACTCTTCGCTCAATACCGGCGCTTCGCCTCGGCTCAGGGCAGTGAAGGATTGGGGTTGGGGCTGACCATGGTCAAGGCCGTCGTGGATCGTCACGGTGGGAGAATTCGCTGCGAGAGCGAGGTGGATAAAGGTACGACCTTCATCCTTCAACTGCCATTGTGGCGAGACTGA
- a CDS encoding 1-acyl-sn-glycerol-3-phosphate acyltransferase — protein sequence MSILQAIRTFFFYLLLGTSSFLWCTLSFFIAPFLPFKARYRFINVFWCNCALWLTKVFLNIRFEIRGAENVPDQPCVILSNHQSTWETFFLSAYFSPLSQVLKRELLYVPFFGWAMAMLRPIAIDRDNPKAALKHVAKKGDELLKDGVWVLIFPEGTRVPYGTVGKFSRGGTALAVNAGLPVLPVAHNAGKFWPKTGWAKREGTITVIIGEPMYAEGEGPRAIAALNDRAQAWNEAQQRAMGSLPPEPVVVDTPVI from the coding sequence ATGTCGATTTTGCAGGCCATCAGAACCTTCTTCTTTTACCTGCTGTTGGGCACCAGCTCTTTTCTCTGGTGCACCCTGAGCTTTTTTATCGCGCCTTTCCTGCCGTTCAAGGCGCGCTATCGTTTCATCAACGTCTTTTGGTGCAACTGCGCGCTGTGGTTGACCAAGGTGTTCCTGAACATTCGTTTCGAGATCAGGGGCGCCGAAAACGTCCCGGACCAGCCTTGTGTGATTCTGTCGAACCACCAGAGCACCTGGGAAACCTTTTTCCTGTCTGCGTATTTCTCGCCCCTGAGCCAGGTGCTCAAGCGTGAGCTGCTGTACGTACCATTCTTCGGCTGGGCCATGGCCATGCTGCGACCGATCGCCATCGACCGCGACAACCCCAAGGCCGCACTCAAGCATGTGGCCAAGAAGGGCGATGAGCTGTTGAAGGATGGGGTTTGGGTGCTGATCTTCCCTGAAGGCACACGCGTGCCCTACGGCACTGTGGGCAAGTTCTCACGTGGCGGTACGGCCCTGGCGGTGAACGCCGGGCTGCCGGTGCTGCCAGTTGCCCACAATGCCGGCAAGTTCTGGCCAAAGACCGGCTGGGCCAAGCGTGAAGGCACCATCACTGTAATCATTGGCGAGCCCATGTATGCCGAGGGCGAAGGCCCACGTGCCATTGCAGCGCTGAACGACCGTGCCCAGGCATGGAATGAAGCGCAACAAAGAGCCATGGGTTCGTTGCCGCCGGAGCCGGTTGTGGTCGACACGCCGGTGATTTGA
- the gmhB gene encoding D-glycero-beta-D-manno-heptose 1,7-bisphosphate 7-phosphatase: MLKLLILDRDGVINYDSDAYIKSVAEWIPLPGSIEAIAQLSKAGWTVAIATNQSGIARGYYDIATLDAMHARLRTLVAEQGGEVGLVVYCPHGPDEGCDCRKPKPGMLKTIAEHYNVPLAGLWFVGDSLGDLEAAKAVDSQPVLVKTGKGEKTQAKTLPVGTLIFDDLAAVAAELINN, translated from the coding sequence ATGTTGAAACTGCTGATTCTCGATCGGGACGGAGTGATCAATTACGACTCCGACGCTTACATCAAATCGGTGGCGGAATGGATTCCACTGCCCGGCTCGATCGAGGCCATCGCGCAGTTGAGCAAAGCGGGCTGGACGGTGGCCATCGCCACCAACCAGTCCGGCATCGCCCGCGGCTACTACGACATCGCCACCCTCGACGCCATGCACGCGCGCCTGCGCACGCTGGTGGCCGAGCAGGGCGGTGAAGTAGGGCTGGTGGTGTATTGCCCGCACGGCCCGGATGAAGGCTGCGATTGCCGCAAGCCCAAACCGGGTATGCTTAAAACTATTGCTGAACATTACAACGTGCCGTTGGCTGGGCTATGGTTTGTCGGGGACAGCCTCGGTGACCTGGAAGCCGCCAAAGCCGTCGACTCTCAGCCAGTTTTGGTAAAAACCGGGAAAGGCGAAAAGACCCAGGCTAAAACCCTGCCGGTAGGTACTTTGATTTTTGACGATCTGGCGGCGGTTGCCGCAGAACTTATCAACAACTAG
- the glyS gene encoding glycine--tRNA ligase subunit beta, whose amino-acid sequence MSAQDFLVELGTEELPPKALNTLADAFLAGIEKGLQTAGLKFAAKKVYAAPRRLAVLLTALETQQPDRSINLDGPPRQAAFDAEGNPTQAALGFAKKCGVELSEIDQSGPKLRFSQVITGKPTASLLPTIVEDSLNDLPIPKRMRWGARKEEFVRPTQWLVMLLGDQVIDCTILAQKAGRDSRGHRFHHPEAVRITAPANYLNDLRAAYVLADANERRELISKRTEELARLQEGTAIVPPSLLDEVTALVEWPVPLVCSFEERFLDVPQEALITTMQDNQKYFCLLDVDGKLLPRFITVANIESKDPQQIIAGNEKVVRPRLTDAEFFFKQDKKQKLEDFNLRLQNVVFQEKLGSVYDKAVRVSKLAAYIAPRIGGDAAWAARAGLLSKCDLATEMVGEFPEMQGVAGYYYALNDGEPQDVALALNEQYMPRGAGAELPTTLTGAAVAIADKLDTLVGIFGIGMLPTGSKDPYALRRAALGVLRILIDKKLDLDLTQAVVFAVGQFGAKVKQAGLAEQVLEFVFDRLRARYEDEGVDVSVYLSVRALQPGSALDFDQRVQAVQAFRKLPEAGALAAVNKRVSNLLSKADNLGNAEVDPGLFADAKEFSLNSAIAKAENAVKPLIAERNYAEALARLATLREPVDAFFEAVMINAEDAGVRKNRYAMLARLRGLFINIADISVLS is encoded by the coding sequence ATGAGTGCTCAAGATTTCCTGGTTGAACTGGGCACCGAAGAGCTGCCACCCAAGGCCCTGAATACCCTGGCCGACGCATTCCTGGCCGGTATCGAAAAAGGCCTGCAAACCGCTGGCCTGAAGTTCGCCGCAAAAAAGGTCTACGCCGCGCCGCGCCGACTGGCTGTGTTGCTCACCGCACTGGAAACCCAGCAGCCGGACCGCAGCATCAACCTCGACGGCCCGCCACGCCAGGCCGCCTTCGATGCTGAAGGCAACCCGACTCAAGCCGCCCTTGGTTTTGCCAAGAAGTGTGGCGTCGAGCTGAGCGAGATCGACCAGAGCGGCCCGAAGCTGCGTTTCAGCCAGGTCATTACCGGCAAGCCGACCGCCAGCCTGTTGCCGACCATCGTTGAAGACTCGCTGAACGACCTGCCGATCCCCAAGCGCATGCGCTGGGGTGCCCGCAAGGAAGAGTTCGTGCGCCCGACCCAATGGCTGGTGATGCTGCTCGGTGACCAGGTCATCGACTGCACCATCCTCGCCCAGAAGGCCGGCCGTGATTCACGTGGCCACCGCTTCCACCATCCTGAAGCCGTGCGCATCACCGCGCCCGCCAACTACCTCAATGACCTGCGTGCAGCCTATGTGCTGGCGGATGCCAATGAGCGCCGCGAGCTGATCAGCAAGCGTACCGAAGAGCTGGCCCGCCTGCAGGAAGGCACCGCCATCGTGCCGCCAAGCCTGCTGGACGAAGTGACCGCTTTGGTTGAATGGCCAGTGCCGCTGGTGTGCTCGTTCGAGGAGCGTTTCCTCGACGTGCCGCAGGAAGCGCTGATCACCACCATGCAGGACAACCAGAAGTATTTCTGCCTGCTGGACGTCGACGGCAAGCTGCTGCCGCGCTTCATCACCGTGGCCAACATCGAAAGCAAGGACCCCCAGCAGATCATCGCCGGTAACGAAAAAGTCGTTCGCCCGCGCCTGACTGACGCCGAGTTCTTCTTCAAGCAAGACAAGAAGCAGAAGCTCGAAGACTTCAACCTGCGCCTGCAGAACGTGGTGTTCCAGGAAAAACTCGGCAGCGTCTACGACAAGGCCGTGCGGGTTTCCAAGCTGGCGGCCTACATCGCGCCACGCATTGGTGGCGATGCTGCCTGGGCTGCGCGTGCCGGCCTGCTGTCCAAGTGCGACCTGGCCACCGAGATGGTCGGCGAGTTCCCGGAGATGCAAGGTGTTGCCGGTTACTACTACGCCCTGAATGATGGCGAGCCGCAAGACGTCGCCCTCGCGCTGAACGAGCAGTACATGCCGCGCGGTGCCGGCGCCGAGCTGCCGACCACCCTCACCGGTGCGGCCGTGGCCATCGCTGACAAGCTGGATACCCTCGTCGGTATCTTCGGTATCGGCATGTTGCCTACCGGCAGCAAAGACCCGTATGCGCTGCGCCGTGCGGCCCTGGGCGTGCTGCGGATCCTGATCGACAAGAAGCTCGACCTCGACCTGACCCAGGCCGTGGTGTTTGCGGTTGGCCAGTTCGGTGCCAAGGTCAAGCAAGCCGGCCTGGCCGAGCAAGTGCTGGAATTCGTGTTCGACCGTCTGCGTGCGCGTTACGAAGACGAAGGCGTGGACGTTTCGGTGTACCTGTCGGTACGTGCCCTGCAACCAGGTTCGGCGCTGGACTTCGACCAGCGTGTGCAGGCCGTACAGGCCTTCCGCAAGCTGCCGGAAGCCGGTGCCCTGGCCGCCGTGAACAAGCGTGTGTCGAACCTGCTGAGCAAGGCCGACAACCTCGGCAATGCCGAAGTCGACCCGGGCCTGTTTGCCGATGCCAAGGAGTTCTCGCTGAACTCGGCCATCGCCAAGGCAGAAAATGCAGTGAAGCCGCTGATCGCCGAACGCAACTACGCCGAAGCCTTGGCGCGCCTGGCCACATTGCGTGAGCCGGTGGATGCGTTCTTCGAAGCGGTGATGATCAATGCCGAAGACGCGGGCGTGCGGAAAAACCGCTACGCCATGCTGGCGCGCCTGCGCGGCCTGTTCATCAATATCGCTGACATTTCCGTACTGAGCTGA
- the glyQ gene encoding glycine--tRNA ligase subunit alpha: MSQPTPAVRTFQDLILALQQYWAEQGCVVLQPYDMEVGAGTFHTATFLRAIGPETWNAAYVQPSRRPTDGRYGENPNRLQHYYQFQVVLKPNPDNFQELYLGSLKHVGLDPLVHDIRFVEDNWESPTLGAWGLGWEVWLNGMEVTQFTYFQQAGGIECYPVTGEITYGLERLAMYLQGVDSVYDLVWADGPFGKVTYGDVFHQNEVEQSTYNFEHANVEKLFELFDFYESEAKRLIELDQPLPLPSYEMVLKASHTFNLLDARRAISVTARQQYILRVRTLARSVAQAYLLARAKLGFPMATPDLRDEVLAKLEAAQ, translated from the coding sequence GTGAGCCAGCCTACGCCAGCCGTGCGTACCTTCCAAGACTTGATCCTCGCCCTCCAGCAATACTGGGCCGAGCAAGGTTGTGTGGTACTTCAGCCCTACGATATGGAAGTAGGCGCCGGCACTTTCCACACCGCTACCTTCCTGCGGGCCATCGGCCCGGAAACCTGGAACGCCGCTTATGTGCAGCCCAGTCGTCGCCCGACTGACGGCCGCTACGGCGAAAACCCGAACCGCCTGCAGCACTACTACCAGTTCCAGGTGGTTCTGAAGCCAAACCCGGACAACTTCCAGGAGCTGTACCTGGGCTCGTTGAAACATGTCGGCCTGGACCCGCTGGTCCACGACATCCGTTTCGTCGAAGACAACTGGGAATCGCCAACCCTGGGCGCCTGGGGCCTGGGCTGGGAAGTCTGGCTCAACGGCATGGAAGTGACGCAGTTCACTTACTTCCAGCAAGCCGGCGGCATCGAGTGCTACCCGGTGACCGGCGAGATCACCTACGGTCTCGAGCGCCTGGCCATGTACCTGCAAGGCGTGGACTCGGTCTACGACCTGGTGTGGGCTGACGGCCCGTTCGGCAAGGTGACCTACGGCGACGTGTTCCACCAGAACGAAGTGGAGCAGTCGACCTACAACTTCGAGCACGCCAACGTCGAGAAGCTGTTCGAACTGTTCGACTTCTATGAAAGCGAAGCCAAGCGCCTGATCGAACTGGATCAGCCGTTGCCGTTGCCAAGCTATGAAATGGTTCTGAAGGCATCCCACACCTTCAACCTGCTGGACGCCCGTCGTGCCATCTCGGTAACTGCGCGCCAGCAATACATCCTGCGTGTACGCACCCTGGCGCGTTCCGTCGCCCAAGCCTACCTGTTGGCTCGCGCCAAGCTGGGCTTCCCGATGGCCACCCCGGACCTGCGTGATGAAGTGTTGGCTAAGCTGGAGGCTGCACAATGA
- a CDS encoding DNA-3-methyladenine glycosylase I, whose translation MPRCFWCSEDPLYMAYHDQEWGTPLRDAQGLFELLLLEGFQAGLSWITVLRKREHYRKVLFGFDAQRLAQLSDAEIEALMLDPGIVRNRLKLNATRRNAAAWLALQDPVEFLWSFVGGVPKVNHFKDRSQVPAITPEAEAMSKALKKAGFTFVGPTICYAFMQASGMVMDHTQDCDRYADLANAG comes from the coding sequence ATGCCACGCTGCTTTTGGTGTTCTGAAGATCCGCTGTACATGGCTTATCACGATCAGGAGTGGGGAACGCCGCTGCGCGATGCGCAGGGACTGTTCGAGTTGCTTTTGCTCGAAGGGTTCCAGGCGGGCCTGTCCTGGATCACCGTTTTACGCAAACGCGAGCATTATCGAAAGGTCTTGTTCGGCTTTGATGCGCAGCGTCTGGCCCAACTGAGCGATGCCGAGATCGAAGCGCTGATGCTCGATCCGGGCATCGTGCGTAACCGCCTGAAACTCAATGCCACCCGGCGCAATGCCGCCGCCTGGCTGGCGCTGCAGGACCCCGTGGAGTTTCTGTGGTCGTTTGTGGGCGGCGTGCCCAAGGTCAATCATTTCAAGGACCGCAGCCAGGTCCCGGCCATTACGCCGGAGGCTGAGGCCATGAGCAAAGCCTTGAAAAAAGCCGGCTTCACCTTCGTCGGGCCGACCATCTGCTACGCGTTCATGCAGGCCTCGGGCATGGTCATGGACCACACTCAGGACTGCGACCGTTACGCGGACCTCGCCAACGCCGGTTAG
- a CDS encoding lysophospholipid acyltransferase, translating to MEKFKGALLVGALRLFALLPWRAVQAVGSAIGWIMWKTPNRSRETVRINLSKCFPDMDPAERERLVGRSLMDIGKSLTESACAWIWPAQRSIDLVREVEGLEVLHEALASGKGVVGITSHLGNWEVLNHFYCSQCKPIIFYRPPKLKAVDDLLRKQRVQLGNRVAASTKEGILSVIKEVRKGGQVGIPADPEPAESAGIFVPFFATQALTSKFVPNMLAGHKAVGVFLHALRLPDGSGYKVILEAAPEDMYSTDTATSCAAMSKVVERYVGAYPSQYMWSMKRFKKRPPGEARWY from the coding sequence GTGGAAAAGTTTAAAGGCGCCTTGCTGGTAGGCGCTCTTCGGTTGTTTGCCCTGCTGCCCTGGCGCGCGGTGCAAGCGGTCGGTTCGGCAATTGGCTGGATCATGTGGAAAACCCCCAACCGTTCCCGTGAGACGGTGCGGATCAACCTGTCCAAATGCTTCCCGGACATGGATCCGGCCGAGCGCGAGCGTCTCGTTGGACGCAGCCTGATGGACATCGGCAAGTCCCTGACCGAAAGCGCCTGCGCCTGGATCTGGCCGGCCCAGCGTTCCATCGACCTGGTGCGCGAGGTCGAAGGCCTGGAAGTGCTGCACGAAGCCCTGGCCTCGGGCAAAGGCGTGGTCGGCATCACCAGCCACCTGGGCAACTGGGAAGTGTTGAACCACTTCTATTGCAGCCAGTGCAAACCGATCATTTTCTACCGCCCGCCGAAGCTCAAGGCGGTGGATGACTTGCTGCGCAAACAGCGGGTGCAACTGGGTAACCGCGTGGCGGCGTCCACCAAGGAAGGCATCCTCAGTGTCATCAAGGAAGTGCGCAAAGGCGGCCAGGTGGGCATTCCTGCGGATCCGGAGCCGGCGGAATCGGCCGGGATCTTCGTGCCGTTCTTCGCCACCCAGGCGCTGACCAGCAAGTTCGTGCCGAACATGCTGGCGGGGCACAAGGCGGTCGGGGTGTTCCTGCATGCCCTGCGGCTGCCGGATGGCTCGGGCTACAAAGTGATCCTGGAAGCGGCGCCGGAAGACATGTACAGCACCGATACAGCCACTTCGTGTGCGGCGATGAGCAAGGTGGTGGAGCGCTATGTGGGGGCTTACCCGAGCCAGTACATGTGGAGCATGAAACGCTTCAAGAAACGCCCGCCGGGTGAGGCGCGGTGGTATTGA
- a CDS encoding lipopolysaccharide assembly protein LapB, translating into MLESLEKMLAKGVDNSLLRFGLGKGYLDLKDNAKAAEHLQKCVEFDPKYSAAWKLLGKAQLGQGDNAAARLAWEKGIEAALAHGDKQAEKEMTVFLKKLDRQA; encoded by the coding sequence ATGCTCGAATCCCTGGAAAAAATGCTCGCCAAGGGTGTGGATAACTCACTGCTGCGGTTTGGTTTGGGCAAGGGTTATCTTGATCTGAAGGACAACGCCAAGGCGGCCGAGCATTTGCAGAAATGCGTCGAGTTCGATCCGAAGTATTCGGCGGCGTGGAAGCTGTTGGGCAAGGCGCAGCTGGGGCAGGGTGATAACGCTGCAGCGCGGTTAGCTTGGGAGAAGGGTATTGAAGCGGCCCTGGCACATGGCGACAAGCAGGCCGAAAAGGAAATGACCGTATTCCTGAAGAAACTCGACCGCCAAGCTTAA
- the trkA gene encoding Trk system potassium transporter TrkA, whose translation MKIIILGAGQVGGTLAEHLASEANDITVVDTDAERLRDLGDRLDIRTVQGRASFPTVLRQAGADDADMLVAVTNSDETNMVACQVAHTLFHTPTKIARVREAAYLTRAGLFDNDAIPVDVLISPEQVVTHYIKRLIEHPGALQVIDFAEGKAQLVAVKAYYGGPLVGQQLRQLREHMPNVETRVAAIFRRDRPILPQGDTVIEADDEVFFIAAKANIRAVMSEMRRLDETYKRIVIAGGGQIGERLAEAIESRYQVKIIEMNPARCRYLSDTLDSTVVLQGSASDRDLLLEENIADADIFLALTNDDEANIMSSLLAKRLGAKKVMTIINNPAYVDLIQGGDIDIAISPQLATIGTLLAHVRRGDIVSVHSLRRGAAEAIEAIAHGDSKSSKVIGKAIRDIGLPPGTTIGAIIRDEEVIIAHDDTVIATGDHVILFLVDKKHIRDVEKLFHVGLSFF comes from the coding sequence ATGAAAATCATCATCCTCGGCGCAGGGCAGGTTGGCGGTACGCTGGCCGAGCATTTGGCCAGCGAAGCCAACGACATCACCGTGGTCGACACCGACGCGGAGCGCCTGCGGGATTTGGGCGACCGTTTGGACATCCGTACCGTACAGGGCCGCGCCTCGTTTCCTACAGTGCTGCGCCAGGCCGGTGCCGACGATGCCGACATGCTGGTGGCGGTCACCAACAGTGACGAGACCAACATGGTCGCCTGCCAGGTCGCCCACACCCTGTTTCACACTCCGACCAAGATCGCCCGAGTGCGTGAGGCGGCCTACCTGACCCGCGCCGGACTGTTCGACAACGACGCGATCCCGGTCGATGTGCTGATCAGCCCGGAACAGGTGGTGACCCATTACATCAAGCGCCTGATCGAACACCCGGGCGCCTTGCAGGTGATCGACTTCGCCGAAGGCAAGGCACAGCTGGTGGCGGTCAAGGCCTACTACGGCGGGCCGTTGGTGGGCCAGCAACTGCGCCAACTGCGCGAGCACATGCCCAACGTCGAGACGCGGGTGGCGGCGATCTTCCGTCGCGACCGGCCGATCCTGCCCCAGGGCGATACGGTGATCGAGGCTGACGACGAGGTGTTTTTCATCGCCGCCAAAGCGAACATTCGCGCGGTGATGAGCGAAATGCGCCGTCTGGATGAGACCTATAAACGCATCGTCATCGCCGGCGGCGGGCAGATCGGTGAGCGCTTGGCCGAGGCCATCGAAAGCCGCTACCAGGTGAAGATCATCGAGATGAATCCGGCACGCTGCCGGTATTTGTCCGACACCCTCGACAGCACCGTGGTCCTGCAGGGCAGCGCCTCGGATCGTGATCTGCTGCTGGAAGAAAACATCGCCGACGCCGACATCTTCCTGGCCCTGACCAACGATGACGAAGCCAACATCATGTCGTCGTTGCTGGCCAAGCGGCTGGGGGCGAAGAAGGTGATGACCATCATCAACAACCCGGCCTACGTCGACCTGATCCAGGGCGGCGATATCGACATCGCCATCAGCCCGCAACTGGCGACCATCGGCACCTTGCTGGCCCACGTGCGCCGCGGCGATATCGTCAGTGTGCACTCGTTGCGCCGGGGTGCGGCGGAAGCCATCGAGGCGATTGCCCACGGTGATTCAAAATCGAGCAAGGTGATTGGCAAGGCGATCCGCGATATCGGCCTGCCGCCGGGCACCACCATCGGCGCAATCATTCGCGATGAAGAAGTGATCATCGCCCACGACGACACGGTGATCGCCACGGGCGACCACGTGATTCTGTTCCTTGTGGATAAAAAACATATCCGCGATGTGGAGAAGCTGTTCCACGTGGGCCTGAGCTTTTTCTGA